The following are encoded in a window of Pseudomonas sp. JQ170C genomic DNA:
- a CDS encoding TolC family protein, whose product MKVPRYDRNVLLKTSQSPWRLLALCALITGLITPAALAGQSINLSQALSTAMDSNPDMAAARQEIGIADGARKQAGLIPNPEISYEVEDTQRDTSTTSVSIAQPLELGGKRAARIEVATLGQGIAQMELERRVNGLRADVVQAFYAALRAQTGLDLAKQSLDLTERGLRIVDGRVRAGKSSPVEATRAQVQLAEARLQVRRAETEKSTAYQQLAQITGSAVTVFDRLESPTLSPGTPPRPAELLARLDQTPEMRQAVAKIDQNDASLGSEKAQRIPNLTVSIGSQYDRSERERVNLVGLSMPLPLFDRNQGNILSAARRADQARDQRNAVELRLRSETQTALNQWATAMQEVESYDQTILPSAQQAVDTATRGFEMGKFGFIEVLDAQRTLIVSRGQYLDSLAAATNARAQVERVYGYVGSDAGVR is encoded by the coding sequence ATGAAAGTGCCCCGGTACGATAGAAATGTCTTGTTAAAGACCTCACAGTCTCCTTGGAGGCTACTTGCGCTCTGTGCGCTAATTACGGGCCTGATTACACCTGCAGCACTCGCTGGGCAAAGCATTAACCTCTCCCAAGCACTTTCCACTGCGATGGATTCCAACCCTGATATGGCCGCTGCACGGCAGGAAATTGGCATTGCCGACGGGGCTCGTAAGCAGGCTGGTCTCATCCCTAACCCGGAGATTTCATACGAGGTTGAAGACACCCAGCGAGACACCAGTACCACCTCCGTATCGATTGCCCAACCCTTGGAACTTGGTGGAAAACGGGCCGCCAGAATCGAAGTTGCTACGCTCGGCCAGGGGATCGCACAGATGGAGCTGGAGCGTCGTGTGAACGGTCTACGAGCCGATGTTGTGCAAGCGTTCTACGCAGCCCTGCGAGCCCAGACGGGGCTCGACCTGGCCAAGCAGTCTCTTGACTTGACCGAGCGCGGACTGCGTATCGTGGATGGCCGCGTGCGGGCGGGTAAATCCTCACCGGTAGAGGCTACACGAGCTCAAGTGCAGTTAGCCGAGGCCAGGCTGCAGGTGCGTCGTGCCGAAACGGAGAAATCTACGGCATATCAGCAGTTGGCTCAGATCACTGGCAGCGCAGTTACGGTCTTCGACCGCCTTGAGTCACCCACCTTGTCTCCGGGCACACCGCCACGGCCAGCGGAGTTGTTGGCCAGGTTGGATCAAACCCCTGAGATGCGTCAGGCCGTGGCGAAAATCGACCAGAATGACGCTTCGCTCGGCTCGGAGAAGGCCCAGCGTATTCCGAATCTGACAGTTAGCATTGGTAGCCAGTACGACCGTTCAGAACGGGAAAGAGTCAATTTAGTTGGATTATCGATGCCACTTCCGCTGTTCGACCGTAACCAGGGCAACATCCTTTCTGCTGCTCGCCGGGCTGATCAGGCCCGTGATCAACGTAATGCTGTGGAGTTGAGGTTGCGTAGCGAAACTCAAACTGCTTTGAACCAGTGGGCTACCGCCATGCAGGAAGTTGAGTCCTATGACCAGACCATCCTGCCCTCTGCCCAACAAGCTGTGGATACCGCCACTCGCGGATTCGAGATGGGCAAATTCGGTTTCATCGAGGTACTGGATGCCCAGCGCACCTTGATCGTTTCTCGTGGCCAGTACCTCGACTCGTTGGCTGCGGCAACCAATGCGCGTGCTCAGGTGGAACGGGTTTACGGCTACGTCGGTTCGGATGCCGGCGTTCGTTGA
- a CDS encoding efflux RND transporter periplasmic adaptor subunit — MASTTPRKQRLMIAAVVVIGLAAAGLILSGNPGQSGEKGHGHGESHEEASAHSDPEHHGEASAEVHEDADEHADEEHHEIEEATKGEHGGKLFTEGNYALEVTIFEEGVEPQFRLYTYLDGKLLDPAASTAQVTLSRLGQAPQLISFSKENDYLRGDAVVVEPHSFQVSISAKHKGKSYSFGYEQVEARVTMTDVQLEQGGVTLATAGPAKIASTLQVLGEVRYNGDRTVQVTPQLAGRVDSVAVSAGDTVRKGQVLAKISSQALAELRGELLAAQQRSALARTTYSREKQLWEEKISAEQDFLQAQVAMQEAAIAVQRVQQQIASLGGTPAKGQNLTEFEIRSPIDGVITSKSISVGEVLKEDSAVFTVSDLSTVWVDSTIAAKDLGVIAEGQKVVVSSSAFVAKAEGTISYVSALVGAQTRSATARIVLANPDRVWRPGLPVTVEVVAAESDVPVAVAVEAIQTVRDWQVVFGRFDNQLEARPVELGKSDGRFVEVISGLKVGDRYALKNSFLIKAELGKAGASHDH, encoded by the coding sequence ATGGCATCAACAACTCCCCGAAAGCAGCGGCTGATGATTGCGGCCGTTGTCGTAATCGGTTTGGCCGCGGCGGGTCTAATTCTAAGTGGAAACCCGGGTCAGTCCGGGGAAAAAGGCCATGGTCATGGTGAAAGTCATGAGGAAGCGTCGGCTCACTCAGATCCCGAGCACCACGGCGAAGCTTCGGCGGAGGTGCATGAAGATGCCGACGAACATGCAGATGAAGAGCATCATGAGATCGAAGAGGCCACCAAGGGCGAGCATGGTGGCAAGCTTTTCACTGAGGGTAATTACGCGCTTGAAGTGACGATTTTTGAGGAAGGCGTAGAGCCTCAGTTCCGGCTCTATACCTACCTGGACGGAAAGCTTCTAGACCCAGCTGCCAGTACTGCGCAAGTGACTTTGTCGCGTCTTGGGCAGGCTCCACAACTCATCAGCTTCAGCAAAGAGAATGATTATCTTCGTGGCGATGCCGTTGTCGTAGAGCCTCATTCTTTCCAGGTTTCCATCAGCGCCAAGCACAAAGGCAAAAGTTACTCGTTCGGTTACGAGCAGGTTGAGGCCCGCGTGACCATGACGGATGTGCAGCTTGAGCAGGGTGGCGTCACGCTCGCCACTGCTGGTCCCGCGAAAATTGCTTCCACGCTGCAGGTGCTCGGTGAGGTTCGCTATAACGGCGACCGTACGGTTCAGGTGACCCCGCAACTTGCCGGTCGGGTCGATTCGGTGGCAGTTAGTGCTGGCGATACGGTCCGCAAGGGCCAGGTGCTGGCCAAGATATCCAGCCAAGCGCTTGCCGAACTGCGTGGCGAGCTGCTTGCTGCACAGCAGCGTTCGGCGCTTGCCCGCACGACCTACTCGCGTGAAAAGCAATTGTGGGAAGAGAAAATTTCTGCCGAACAGGACTTCCTACAGGCGCAGGTTGCCATGCAGGAAGCCGCTATCGCGGTGCAGCGCGTCCAGCAACAAATCGCCTCGCTGGGCGGTACTCCAGCCAAAGGCCAGAACCTCACCGAGTTCGAGATTCGCTCTCCTATTGATGGCGTGATAACCAGCAAAAGCATATCGGTTGGTGAAGTTCTCAAAGAGGACTCTGCGGTCTTTACCGTTTCGGATTTGTCGACTGTGTGGGTGGATTCAACCATCGCGGCAAAGGACCTGGGCGTAATCGCCGAAGGGCAAAAAGTTGTAGTGAGCTCCAGTGCATTCGTAGCCAAGGCGGAGGGTACCATTTCGTATGTCAGCGCTCTGGTTGGGGCACAAACCCGCTCCGCAACGGCTCGCATCGTTCTTGCTAATCCAGATCGGGTATGGCGTCCCGGTTTGCCGGTGACCGTCGAGGTGGTTGCTGCGGAGAGCGATGTTCCCGTTGCTGTGGCGGTCGAGGCGATCCAGACCGTTCGAGACTGGCAGGTGGTATTCGGCCGCTTCGATAACCAGTTGGAGGCTCGGCCTGTTGAACTTGGCAAGTCCGACGGACGCTTCGTAGAAGTTATCTCGGGTCTGAAGGTGGGTGATCGTTACGCACTGAAGAACAGTTTTCTGATCAAAGCTGAGCTAGGCAAAGCCGGCGCGAGCCATGACCACTAA
- a CDS encoding P-II family nitrogen regulator, translating to MKQVTAIFRPVRLEAVEQALHALPHLPGFTILPAYGHPRGHGKDHSYIADEWNPDAHQHLVLLAFCSDDVADEIVKAIEKAAHTGVPGDGIVAVSPLTDALRIRTGERGDAAL from the coding sequence ATGAAACAAGTTACTGCCATTTTTCGCCCGGTTCGGCTTGAGGCCGTCGAGCAAGCGTTGCACGCATTGCCGCATCTGCCTGGGTTTACCATCCTGCCTGCTTATGGTCACCCGCGTGGCCATGGTAAAGATCACAGTTACATCGCAGACGAGTGGAACCCCGACGCCCATCAGCATCTCGTGCTGCTAGCGTTTTGTTCCGACGATGTTGCCGATGAGATCGTCAAGGCCATAGAGAAGGCTGCCCACACAGGTGTACCCGGTGACGGAATCGTCGCCGTATCCCCTTTGACTGACGCATTGCGCATCCGTACTGGAGAGCGCGGTGATGCTGCGCTTTAG
- a CDS encoding efflux RND transporter permease subunit — translation MYERLIRFAIDQRWLVLLAILGMAALGVYSYQKLPIDAVPDITNVQVQINTEAKGYSPLETEQRVTFPIETVMAGLPNLQETRSISRYGLSQVTVIFEDGTDIYFARQLVNERIQEARGNLPRDLSPSMGPIASGLGEIYMWTVEAQEGAKKADGSAYTPMDLREIQDWIVKPQLRTVKGVTEINTIGGYAKEFQVSPKPELLVAHGVSLQDIVVALESNNANVGAGYIERSGEQYLIRAPGQVGNIADIANIIIKNTDGVPVRIGDVAEVGLGKELRTGAATENGQEVVLGTAFMLIGENSRYVSQAVDQRLSEINRNLPKGVMAKTVYDRTVLVDKAISTVKKNLIEGALLVIAILFLFLGNIRAALITAMVIPLSMLFTFTGMVSNKVSANLMSLGALDFGIIIDGAVVIVENCVRRLAHAQAAAGRALTRNERFHEVFAASKEARRPLLFGQLIIMVVYLPIFALTGVEGKMFHPMAFTVVTALLGAMILSVTFVPAAVALFLNGNVSEKENRLMIWVKQGYAPLLDWVMVSKPLVLTIAAVIMVLSGLVASRMGSEFVPSLDEGDIALHALRIPGTSLSQAIDMQVQLEQRVKSFAEVDTVFAKLGTAEIATDPMPPNVADNFVMLKPRELWPDPDRSKADLVAAMQEAVEQVSGNNYEFTQPIQMRFNELISGVRSDVAVKVFGDDMDVMNETAEQIAEVLEGIPGAADVKVEQTTGLPMLSIQIDREKAARFGLNVSEIQDAISTAIGGREAGALFEGDRRFDIQVRLADEWRNDVDKIQQLPIRLANGDVLDGPGFVRLADVASVVFAPGPNQISRESGKRRVVVTANVRGRDIGSFVAEAESKIAEAVSVPAGYWTTWGGTFEQLQSAAKRLQIVVPVSLLLVFTLLFMMFGNVKDGLLVFTGVPFALTGGIMALWMRDIPLSISAGVGFIALSGVAVLNGLVMISFIRSLRENGVGLDEAIREGALTRLRPVLMTALVASLGFIPMATAIGTGAEVQRPLATVVIGGILSSTALTLLVLPLLYRLAHRTR, via the coding sequence ATGTACGAACGATTAATTCGCTTCGCAATCGATCAGCGCTGGCTGGTTTTGCTGGCTATTCTCGGCATGGCAGCGTTGGGTGTTTACAGCTACCAGAAATTGCCGATTGATGCGGTTCCCGATATCACCAACGTGCAGGTGCAGATCAATACCGAGGCCAAGGGATATTCGCCGCTGGAGACCGAACAACGTGTGACTTTCCCGATTGAGACGGTCATGGCGGGGCTCCCCAACCTGCAGGAGACGCGCTCCATCTCGCGCTATGGGCTTTCGCAGGTCACTGTCATCTTTGAAGACGGTACGGACATCTACTTCGCTCGTCAGTTGGTGAATGAGCGGATACAAGAAGCCCGTGGCAATCTTCCCAGGGATCTATCACCGAGCATGGGACCCATTGCCTCTGGCCTGGGTGAGATCTACATGTGGACCGTTGAGGCGCAAGAAGGCGCGAAAAAAGCGGATGGCAGCGCCTACACGCCGATGGATCTGCGTGAGATTCAGGACTGGATCGTCAAGCCGCAGCTACGAACTGTCAAAGGTGTTACTGAGATCAACACCATTGGCGGCTATGCCAAGGAGTTCCAAGTTTCACCCAAGCCGGAGCTCTTGGTCGCCCATGGCGTCAGCCTGCAGGACATTGTAGTTGCGTTGGAAAGCAACAATGCCAACGTCGGTGCGGGCTACATCGAACGCAGCGGCGAGCAGTACCTGATCCGAGCTCCAGGGCAAGTTGGCAATATTGCAGACATCGCCAACATAATCATCAAGAACACCGATGGCGTTCCTGTCCGTATCGGTGATGTGGCTGAGGTGGGCCTGGGTAAGGAGCTGCGTACCGGTGCCGCAACTGAAAACGGTCAGGAGGTGGTACTCGGCACGGCGTTCATGTTGATTGGTGAGAACAGTCGCTATGTATCGCAGGCTGTCGACCAGCGCCTGAGCGAGATCAATCGCAACCTGCCGAAAGGGGTCATGGCGAAGACGGTCTATGACCGCACCGTATTGGTTGACAAAGCCATTAGTACGGTGAAGAAGAACCTGATCGAAGGCGCCCTGCTGGTTATAGCGATCCTGTTCCTGTTCCTAGGCAACATCCGTGCCGCCCTGATCACCGCAATGGTGATCCCGCTGTCGATGCTGTTCACCTTCACGGGCATGGTCAGCAACAAGGTCAGCGCGAACCTGATGAGTCTCGGTGCGCTCGACTTCGGTATCATCATCGATGGTGCCGTGGTGATCGTTGAGAACTGCGTGCGGCGACTGGCCCACGCCCAAGCCGCCGCGGGTCGAGCACTGACCCGTAACGAGCGTTTCCATGAGGTGTTCGCTGCCTCGAAGGAAGCGCGTCGTCCGCTGCTGTTCGGTCAACTGATCATCATGGTGGTGTACCTCCCGATCTTTGCGTTGACTGGTGTGGAAGGCAAAATGTTCCACCCGATGGCGTTTACCGTGGTGACTGCACTGTTGGGGGCTATGATCCTCTCGGTGACGTTCGTCCCGGCGGCTGTTGCGCTGTTCCTCAATGGCAACGTCAGCGAGAAAGAAAACCGCTTGATGATTTGGGTCAAGCAAGGCTACGCGCCGTTGCTGGATTGGGTCATGGTAAGCAAGCCGCTGGTGTTGACCATTGCAGCAGTCATCATGGTGCTTTCAGGCTTGGTTGCTTCGCGGATGGGTAGTGAGTTCGTGCCGAGTCTTGATGAAGGCGATATCGCGCTGCATGCTCTTCGCATTCCAGGCACCAGCCTCTCGCAAGCGATTGACATGCAGGTGCAGCTTGAACAAAGGGTCAAATCCTTTGCCGAGGTTGATACGGTGTTCGCCAAGCTGGGAACTGCTGAAATCGCGACCGATCCAATGCCACCGAACGTGGCGGACAACTTTGTCATGCTCAAACCGCGCGAGCTGTGGCCGGATCCTGATCGCAGCAAAGCCGATCTGGTTGCGGCGATGCAGGAAGCGGTCGAACAGGTTTCCGGCAACAACTACGAATTTACCCAGCCCATCCAGATGCGTTTCAATGAACTGATCTCCGGCGTGCGCAGTGACGTCGCGGTGAAAGTGTTTGGCGACGACATGGACGTGATGAACGAGACCGCCGAGCAAATCGCTGAGGTGCTGGAGGGTATTCCGGGTGCAGCCGATGTGAAGGTTGAGCAGACCACTGGCCTACCGATGCTCAGCATACAAATCGACCGTGAGAAAGCCGCGCGATTTGGTTTGAATGTATCGGAGATTCAGGACGCCATTTCCACCGCCATCGGTGGGCGCGAAGCTGGAGCGCTGTTTGAAGGTGACCGGCGCTTCGATATCCAGGTTCGCCTGGCCGATGAGTGGCGCAATGACGTCGACAAAATCCAGCAGTTGCCTATTCGCCTAGCCAATGGCGATGTTTTAGACGGTCCAGGGTTTGTGCGTTTGGCTGATGTGGCGAGTGTGGTTTTCGCACCAGGTCCGAACCAAATCAGCCGTGAAAGTGGCAAGCGCCGCGTGGTGGTTACCGCGAACGTTCGCGGCCGTGATATCGGCTCTTTTGTCGCCGAGGCTGAGAGCAAAATCGCTGAGGCGGTGAGTGTCCCTGCAGGCTATTGGACTACTTGGGGTGGCACCTTCGAGCAGCTTCAGTCAGCGGCCAAGCGCCTGCAGATTGTCGTGCCAGTATCGCTGTTGCTTGTGTTCACGCTGCTGTTCATGATGTTCGGCAATGTCAAAGATGGCCTGCTGGTATTCACCGGCGTGCCCTTCGCACTGACAGGCGGGATAATGGCGTTGTGGATGCGTGATATTCCGCTCTCGATCTCTGCAGGGGTGGGCTTCATTGCGTTGTCGGGTGTGGCGGTACTCAACGGCCTGGTCATGATTTCCTTCATTCGTAGTTTGCGTGAGAACGGCGTGGGGCTGGATGAGGCCATTCGCGAAGGCGCGTTGACTCGTCTGAGACCTGTACTGATGACTGCCTTGGTGGCGTCTCTGGGCTTTATTCCGATGGCTACTGCCATTGGCACGGGTGCGGAAGTTCAGCGGCCTCTGGCGACGGTGGTGATTGGTGGAATCCTGTCCTCAACGGCGCTGACGCTGTTGGTTCTGCCATTGCTCTACCGCTTGGCCCATCGCACGCGTTAA
- a CDS encoding DUF2790 domain-containing protein, with translation MKKLIVTAALVIFSVTAQANTYSEKRQLQFIQEHQKAVAAYAEKNGKPMPDIQDYKYGMKIDVAKFVRQSQDPRNCSVYPRLMTFEDSMGTLKTFRYSMFATCINNK, from the coding sequence ATGAAAAAGCTTATTGTTACTGCGGCGCTGGTTATCTTCTCGGTGACTGCGCAAGCCAATACTTATTCCGAGAAACGTCAGCTGCAGTTCATTCAGGAGCATCAGAAGGCCGTAGCTGCCTACGCCGAGAAAAATGGTAAACCAATGCCGGATATTCAAGACTACAAATACGGTATGAAGATCGACGTGGCTAAGTTTGTACGGCAGTCTCAAGACCCTCGAAACTGCTCAGTCTACCCAAGGCTCATGACCTTCGAAGACTCCATGGGTACACTAAAGACTTTTCGATACTCAATGTTTGCTACCTGTATCAATAATAAGTAG
- a CDS encoding heavy metal sensor histidine kinase, producing MRPFSLAVKLGLKVGLMSATLLLMFATFGYLMVGQALERTARSDLVVKMSGMAHNLSSITDISGVTADAHQLVDLVMGHNNLYVSIFQPAQSQTPLLTIGSKQVNQEVHQFRATVQMEEYEWRDSLDRPMLSTSRIMQLGNGREVSVYMTMDQTSNKALLKALLTWALMVSPLLLALILVIGWWTVRRGLLPLTKFLKVASKISTESLEHRLPTNGMPAELKELADGINIMLARLDDGVQQLSQFSDDLAHELRAPLSNLMGKAQVALTRDRSPEEYRDVLESCTEELDRMSRMVSDMLFLAQVSHPASLVDFEAIVLVDEVQRVCDLFSITAEESEVQLQISGCADVVQGNRLMIQRAVSNLLSNAIRYCPSGRTVFVRVHRGPSGVTLSVGNPGRGIPKEHLPHLFERFYRVDKSRARSEGGTGLGLAIVQSIMCLHHGVADVEVVDENFTWFHLSFPEEHARHHASGVT from the coding sequence ATGAGGCCATTCAGCCTGGCCGTAAAGCTGGGACTTAAAGTTGGGTTGATGAGCGCGACTTTGTTGCTGATGTTTGCCACCTTCGGCTACCTGATGGTGGGCCAAGCTCTTGAAAGGACGGCACGAAGTGATCTCGTCGTCAAAATGAGCGGGATGGCTCACAATCTGTCCAGCATTACGGACATTTCCGGCGTTACCGCAGACGCACATCAGCTTGTCGACCTGGTCATGGGCCATAACAACCTGTACGTGAGCATTTTCCAGCCGGCACAGAGTCAGACCCCGCTACTCACGATTGGGTCCAAGCAGGTCAACCAAGAGGTACACCAGTTCCGCGCCACTGTACAGATGGAAGAATATGAGTGGCGCGACTCGCTGGACAGACCGATGCTGAGCACGTCGCGCATCATGCAATTAGGAAATGGCAGAGAGGTAAGCGTCTACATGACCATGGACCAGACCTCCAACAAGGCTCTGCTAAAGGCGTTGTTGACCTGGGCTCTAATGGTATCCCCCCTCCTCCTTGCGCTAATCCTCGTCATCGGCTGGTGGACCGTCCGCCGCGGCTTATTGCCACTGACTAAGTTCTTGAAAGTCGCATCAAAGATCTCCACCGAGAGTCTTGAGCATCGACTCCCAACCAATGGCATGCCGGCAGAACTGAAGGAGCTAGCTGATGGGATCAACATCATGCTCGCTCGCTTGGATGATGGCGTGCAGCAGCTCTCGCAGTTTTCTGACGATCTCGCACACGAGCTCCGGGCCCCCCTTTCTAACCTGATGGGCAAGGCCCAGGTAGCGCTGACTAGGGATAGATCACCTGAGGAATACCGTGACGTGCTCGAATCCTGCACTGAGGAACTGGACCGTATGAGCCGTATGGTTTCCGACATGCTCTTCCTAGCCCAGGTCAGCCATCCGGCTTCCTTGGTCGATTTCGAGGCCATTGTGTTGGTGGACGAAGTTCAGCGGGTGTGCGACCTTTTCAGCATCACGGCTGAGGAAAGTGAAGTCCAGCTGCAGATCTCTGGCTGCGCGGACGTAGTGCAAGGGAACAGGCTGATGATTCAGCGTGCAGTCTCGAACCTTCTTTCCAACGCGATCAGATACTGCCCAAGCGGAAGGACAGTCTTTGTCAGAGTCCATAGAGGACCGAGCGGCGTTACACTGAGCGTAGGCAATCCTGGCCGTGGAATCCCCAAAGAACATCTGCCACATTTGTTCGAACGCTTTTATCGAGTAGACAAAAGCCGCGCAAGGAGCGAAGGCGGCACAGGGCTAGGCTTAGCCATTGTCCAATCAATCATGTGCCTGCACCACGGCGTGGCTGATGTAGAAGTTGTCGATGAGAATTTCACATGGTTCCATCTGAGCTTTCCAGAAGAACATGCGAGACATCACGCCAGCGGGGTCACTTAA
- a CDS encoding heavy metal response regulator transcription factor translates to MRVLVVEDEIKTAEYLQQGLSESGYVVDIAHNGVDALHLFSHNTYSLVLLDVNLPGIDGWDLLQTIRHTSRVRIIMLTARGRINDKLKGLDGGADDYLVKPFEFPELLARIRSLQRRGDELVEKSTLKIGDLELDSERHRVFRGGTRIDLTTKEFALLRLLMSRTGEALTRSQIISLVWDISFDCDTNVIDVAIRRLRSKIDDPFETKLIHTLRGVGYIFEERA, encoded by the coding sequence ATGCGCGTGCTAGTTGTGGAAGACGAAATAAAGACTGCTGAATATCTTCAGCAGGGCCTCTCCGAAAGCGGGTATGTCGTTGATATAGCGCATAATGGTGTTGACGCCCTACACTTATTTAGTCACAACACCTACTCGCTAGTTCTTTTGGATGTGAACCTACCTGGCATTGATGGCTGGGATCTTCTCCAAACGATCAGACATACGAGCCGTGTTCGCATCATCATGCTGACCGCTCGCGGCCGTATCAATGACAAACTCAAGGGCCTAGACGGCGGGGCAGATGATTACCTCGTTAAGCCGTTCGAGTTTCCAGAGCTGCTCGCCCGTATTCGATCGCTGCAGCGACGCGGCGATGAGCTCGTAGAAAAGAGCACACTCAAAATCGGCGACCTGGAGCTGGACTCTGAACGTCATCGGGTGTTCCGGGGGGGAACACGGATTGACCTCACCACGAAGGAGTTTGCCTTGTTGCGCTTGCTGATGAGCCGTACAGGCGAAGCACTGACACGCTCACAAATCATCTCGCTGGTCTGGGACATAAGTTTCGATTGCGACACCAACGTCATTGATGTCGCTATCAGGCGCCTGCGCTCGAAGATCGATGATCCATTTGAAACCAAACTCATTCATACGCTGCGAGGCGTTGGGTACATTTTTGAGGAGCGTGCATGA
- a CDS encoding YebG family protein, which yields MAVETLYRSTRDLETTFLDRKLADAHDQMLELSESLTQLLLKNVPGISEDIAEEASIFMAKNRAIFAVAFKNNISALDELNTTK from the coding sequence ATGGCTGTAGAAACTCTCTACCGTAGCACACGTGATTTGGAGACTACTTTTTTGGACAGGAAGCTTGCTGACGCCCATGACCAAATGCTTGAGCTTAGTGAATCACTGACCCAGCTTCTATTAAAAAATGTTCCTGGTATCTCTGAGGACATTGCTGAGGAAGCGAGCATCTTCATGGCTAAGAATCGAGCTATATTTGCCGTCGCATTTAAAAATAACATTTCGGCTCTTGACGAACTAAACACTACAAAATAA
- a CDS encoding tyrosine-type recombinase/integrase translates to MKKLYKHININQKLPFAVKPDHSIILSDAGNIPTLRWPSGSWCIEANIWLLELYDRGLSRSDRGGSLLSYATNISHLIRYCDAQNTRFLDLTDLQFNFFVTTLLGQRRADGTKLRTQNTVKNIAKNCVDFIDFLSREFHSPSRLTITAIEQTIFTPDGSKLIRNSKSHSAIPPMTRVEERFPINIETIKCLRLAAAADASASPYVKSRRRVMIRCFEMLGARRAEVGQLRVRDVRAAVQTQHLRVVTLKGGVRRSINPAADDSGRFREIPISQADLKLLTDYIEYVRAPLARRLKTTHDYLFLNERTGNPLTPNAFTAEIQHIAKLGKILDPVSPHLFRHRFITKIFVAEILRQKADSLEDFKQAILETESLKRKIQELTGHRRLASLERYIHLAWEEAMAISKTSPKFKTLTEIDAIREQATALLANLTEQRPSKETKALLDLLLSFEALL, encoded by the coding sequence ATGAAAAAGCTCTATAAACATATTAACATCAATCAAAAACTTCCGTTCGCTGTTAAACCTGATCACTCGATCATCCTCAGTGATGCAGGAAATATCCCAACACTTAGATGGCCAAGCGGCTCGTGGTGCATCGAAGCTAACATATGGCTATTGGAGCTCTATGATAGGGGGCTTTCAAGAAGCGACAGAGGTGGTTCACTACTCTCTTACGCCACAAACATTAGCCACCTGATACGTTATTGCGATGCACAAAATACAAGATTTCTTGATCTCACCGATTTGCAATTCAATTTTTTTGTCACAACCCTACTCGGCCAACGCAGAGCGGATGGTACAAAACTACGCACCCAAAACACAGTTAAAAACATTGCAAAAAACTGCGTAGACTTTATCGATTTTTTATCTAGAGAGTTCCATTCACCTAGTCGCTTAACCATTACAGCAATAGAACAAACGATCTTCACTCCCGACGGATCAAAGCTTATTCGAAACTCAAAGTCTCACTCGGCGATACCTCCAATGACAAGGGTCGAGGAGCGTTTCCCAATAAATATTGAGACAATAAAGTGTCTTCGCCTTGCCGCAGCTGCAGACGCATCGGCGTCCCCATATGTCAAATCAAGACGACGTGTCATGATCCGCTGCTTCGAGATGCTAGGGGCGAGGCGCGCGGAGGTAGGGCAGCTTCGGGTGAGAGACGTTAGAGCAGCGGTCCAGACACAACATTTGCGGGTCGTCACTCTAAAAGGTGGTGTCAGACGCAGCATAAACCCGGCTGCGGACGATTCTGGGCGATTCAGAGAAATCCCGATATCTCAGGCAGATTTAAAATTACTTACGGACTACATTGAGTACGTGAGAGCTCCCCTAGCACGTAGACTCAAGACCACGCACGACTATCTATTTCTGAACGAAAGAACTGGGAACCCCCTGACACCAAACGCTTTCACAGCTGAAATTCAACACATCGCGAAGCTAGGAAAAATTTTGGACCCTGTTAGTCCGCACCTATTTCGCCACCGTTTCATAACAAAAATATTTGTTGCAGAAATTCTGAGACAGAAAGCCGACAGCCTTGAGGATTTCAAACAAGCAATACTGGAAACAGAGTCTCTAAAGCGTAAGATTCAGGAGCTAACTGGCCATCGACGTCTTGCATCATTAGAACGCTACATCCACCTAGCATGGGAAGAGGCAATGGCGATATCCAAGACCTCACCGAAGTTCAAAACACTGACGGAGATCGACGCCATACGGGAGCAAGCAACGGCGCTGCTGGCTAACCTTACAGAACAGCGTCCCTCCAAGGAAACTAAAGCATTACTCGACTTGCTGCTGTCATTCGAAGCGCTACTTTGA